Proteins from one Cryptomeria japonica chromosome 4, Sugi_1.0, whole genome shotgun sequence genomic window:
- the LOC131061834 gene encoding serine/threonine receptor-like kinase NFP, whose product MGNPVLYCWFLVLLLQVWHIQAQGSEASNLTGYTCSDGPSPCHTYVFYKAQAPNFLTLDPISDLFGVSKLMIEMASNLVDENTQLVDGQLLLIPIVCGCMGNVSQANVTYWISGDDTFYLVSTQKFGNLTTYQAVELANPKLDVYNLTNGTEVVFPLRCRCPTKEQLKKGMSMLITYVLDQNDTWASINRSFGADYEELVSVNGRIDFDSSASNSILIPVSQKPVLPQTLDLSIPPISSLDEDGKGNSHRVLLIGFSVGGLVGLLAFGSAYLIRQRSSRLAKVFDNRKQPPCQNLKVMTRNESGQEELLAGVNDCLGKPLTYSLDTVRKATQNFSPVFHIEGSVYRGIIHDQEVAIKHIKGDVSQELKLLLKVNHGNLVRLEGFCITPEGQSYLIYEYAENRSLNRWLYHNYRSSNTLKRGSCSSSSVFLTWKTRLRIALDVATGLEYIHEHTNPTVVHKDLKSSNILLDSNFRAKIANFGMAKSLKSAVTKHIKGTEGYMAPEYLAHGLVTPKLDVFAFGVVLLELMSGKEAIVRDENGVPIAGKAGLLWTQIRSLLEGKDAEEKLRKWMDPNLQSSYNIDSAVSLVVMARACVEEDTKARPSMGDIVYKLSKLLDACVECSESSWVMDESMEIVIPIAGR is encoded by the coding sequence ATGGGTAACCCTGTATTGTACTGTTGGTTTCTAGTTTTACTTCTTCAGGTATGGCATATCCAAGCTCAAGGCAGTGAGGCTTCTAATCTTACAGGCTATACTTGTTCTGATGGTCCATCCCCATGTCACACATATGTTTTTTACAAAGCACAGGCCCCTAATTTCCTTACTCTTGACCCTATCAGTGATTTGTTTGGAGTGAGCAAACTGATGATTGAAATGGCCAGCAATTTGGTGGATGAGAACACCCAACTGGTCGATGGTCAACTACTGTTGATTCCCATAGTATGTGGGTGCATGGGGAATGTTTCTCAAGCCAATGTTACTTATTGGATTAGTGGAGATGATACATTTTATTTGGTTTCAACTCAGAAATTTGGGAACCTGACAACTTATCAAGCTGTGGAATTGGCGAATCCAAAGCTGGACGTATATAATCTTACAAATGGCACAGAGGTTGTTTTCCCATTGAGATGCAGATGCCCAACAAAAGAACAACTGAAGAAGGGTATGTCCATGCTTATTACCTATGTGCTTGATCAAAATGATACATGGGCTAGTATAAATAGAAGTTTTGGTGCTGATTATGAAGAATTAGTCTCTGTGAATGGACGAATAGATTTTGATAGTAGTGCTAGCAATAGTATTTTGATTCCTGTTTCACAGAAACCTGTGCTACCTCAGACTCTGGATTTATCAATCCCtcctatttcttccttggatgaggATGGAAAGGGAAATTCACATAGGGTGCTCTTAATAGGATTCTCTGTTGGTGGGCTGGTAGGACTTTTAGCTTTTGGGTCAGCTTATTTGATTAGACAAAGGTCTTCAAGACTAGCAAAAGTTTTTGACAATAGAAAGCAGCCACCATGTCAGAATTTGAAAGTAATGACAAGAAATGAAAGTGGGCAAGAGGAGCTTCTGGCTGGTGTGAATGATTGTTTAGGCAAGCCACTTACCTATTCTCTTGATACTGTAAGAAAGGCAACCCAAAACTTTAGTCCTGTGTTTCATATAGAGGGCTCTGTATACCGAGGCATCATTCATGACCAAGAAGTTGCTATCAAGCACATCAAAGGAGACGTGTCTCAAGAATTGAAGTTGTTGCTGAAGGTTAACCATGGGAACTTAGTCAGACTAGAGGGTTTTTGCATTACTCCTGAAGGGCAGTCTTATTTGATCTATGAATATGCTGAGAATAGGTCTCTGAATAGATGGCTTTATCATAATTATAGGTCATCTAATACACTAAAGCGGGGATCATGTTCCTCAAGCTCTGTATTTCTGACATGGAAGACAAGGCTACGGATTGCTTTAGATGTAGCCACTGGGCTTGAGTACATTCATGAGCACACAAATCCAACTGTTGTCCACAAGGACTTGAAAAGCAGTAATATTCTTCTTGACAGTAATTTCAGGGCAAAAATTGCAAACTTTGGAATGGCGAAATCTCTAAAAAGTGCAGTTACTAAGCATATCAAGGGTACTGAGGGTTACATGGCTCCAGAATATCTTGCCCATGGACTAGTGACACCAAAGCTTGATGTTTTTGCTTTTGGAGTTGTGCTTCTGGAACTAATGTCAGGCAAAGAAGCGATTGTGAGAGATGAAAATGGAGTTCCTATTGCAGGAAAGGCAGGCCTTCTATGGACCCAAATAAGGTCTCTTTTAGAAGGAAAAGATGCAGAAGAAAAACTAAGGAAATGGATGGATCCAAATCTACAAAGCTCATACAATATAGATAGTGCCGTCAGTCTGGTTGTAATGGCAAGGGCATGTGTAGAAGAGGATACTAAGGCCAGGCCTAGCATGGGAGATATTGTTTACAAACTCTCCAAGTTGTTGGACGCCTGTGTGGAGTGCAGTGAATCTTCATGGGTGATGGACGAAAGCATGGAGATAGTAATTCCAATTGCCGGGAGGTGA